ttcggccaaggatgttcaagaatgaacacttttttttttctttcttcaattcacggcaacaagggggtgagaccatgttatttttttttccatcacccttcctttcattatttaattatcatgcttattattttattttccttaccatacatcactaacacaacatgttggtgacatgtttccacccatagcatggccggccactacatattagggagggggaatttgacatgcaagtcccctttttcttccacatgcactaataggtcctcatgcattgacctatcacattttaaaattttctcatataagtcctattgactaaattcacatgcaatcgactaaatcgaagcttgaaattttcacacattcaggattacatattctagacaataaacatcacattcaaacctttcggtgactcggtttagcggtcccgaaaccacttcccgactagggttaattttgggctgtcacaaagaagatggaagatgagccttccttcacctttgttttctttactcacggcaattgtaacaaggaaaaggatgaacactccttcttcctcccttattttattcatctttttcctttttaattcctttctttaatttattctaatttacttaccaatattaaataataaacaacataaacttggaggaatggaaccatgcttggccggccacttaacatgaattgggcactttgacatgcaaacccaaactttcctattttaatactatttggtccttacttatttacctatcataattttctaagtctctcaactagatcctttcaagcaaaattcacattcctaagataaaattaaaacatcaaaattttatacaagtactatcacacatataagatatgcaaataaaattttaactaaattttatgactcggttttgtggtcccgaaatcacattccgactaaggtcaaattagggctgtcacaatatgcATAtggaaaatcatttaaaaaaatgctTGCAAACCATTCCATTCACCCCACATGTTGCTAGCACCATCATATCCTtgacctcggatattttgaaccTCAAGACAATGTCGAGAAAGAAAAACATATATTTCCTCTTTCAAAGTTATTGCTACAATATCTTGGATATATACAAGATCAAATAAACGCTCTTTTATAAATCTTTCCTCATCAACATATCTTAAAACTATAGCCATTTGCTCTCTTTTAGATTCATCACATGCCTCATCAATAATGATACAAAATTTAAGATCTCCAATGTCTTCACGAATCTTATGACGCACTTTATTTGCAGGAATATGTAAAATCTCCTTTTGGATCATATGAGAAGCATATTTAGCACATCTTGGAAAATTGTCTAAAACAACTTTGGAAAATTTATCATTATAGGAAGTTAACAATGTAACCAATTCAAGAAAATACCTCGATTTCTTGAATTAGAGGTTTCACCATGACCTCTAAAAATACATCCTTGCAAAGTTAACCATTTAACAACATCAATTGAAGTCTTGAATCGTAAGCGGTTACCTTCTTTTTTTATCTAAACTTTGTGCATTGATAACCTTGTCAATGTTCCGAGGTTGAATTAACAAATCTTGACAGTTTTTCTCAATATTATTATGTGGAGAGAATAGATCTTGGCCAACATGATTCAAGAAAGCACACATTTTTCCATCAGTAACTTTTTTTCCAATTATTAAAACCTTTAACAGTGAATGCGTTCGTTCCATGATGAACAATATGTTTTGAGAAACGATTCCATGAGAAACAATATGTTGCATTTTTAGTAGTGGAATACTCCAaccaaaaaaaattgcaaaaccaAGAAGACTGAAATTTTCGGGGATTCTTGTCACCATAAAGTGGGTACTCGGACAAATGTATTTGATATGACCCAATTTCTAAATATGCTCGAATAGCTTCATCTCCCTAATTAACGGGATATTCCCATATTTGAGGATGCAATCCCAAATCTCGCTGtagattattaatatcaaaagAAATATTAGGATGATCTTCACTTTCAAGTCTTGGACATTTAGAAGTATTAACTTCGATAGTTGGAGAATCTTCATTGATCATTGGTTGACTAGCATCACAAGTATCATTACTTTTCCTGTAAAACAAAGTATCAATTGtctttacctttttctttttcttgcaatAGAcctgaaatttaattttataaaattataaaaaaagtaaaatggctGTAACATACTGCAACAATGAGAATTCTAGAAAATGAAAAGTCTTCACCGAGAACAAGTGAAACAAGGAGTAGCAAGTCATAGAAAATGTAAAGACTCTATGGCAAGCTTGGATATATATGGTTTATCAAGTTGACAACTTTTCCTGATCCGAAATTCACATAACGTTCGACTCagttaatcattttttattttgttttcactAGAATACTCACTACTTCACAAGCtatcatttaacataattttaaacaaagtgaCCAACGTTTTCTTCCTCCCCTTCACTTTGGCCAAAACTTATTATAATATTATCTAgctatttttgtttcatttttacacTTCTAGCAAGTTAGAAACCGTCTCCTAATCATTTTCCATCCAAAAACATACACATTTCACTTAATTTATAAGCTTTTATCAATATCCTTTAATTACAACTTTTAATAcagttgataaaataaaaaaactattcatatatatatgtaaaacaagCTTCAAAGATTCGAAATCTATGAAAATCTGAAGAAAAACATACCTTATAGTtaaaatttagaggaaaaatgatgaagaaaattttcttcttcttttcttgctAGGCACAAAAATGAAGAAGGAAGATGATAAAAATATGTtcatcttttctcttctttttatatatattattgtattacttataaaatatttttattttaagtaaaatattaaataaatattaaattattactatttaacaaaaatatcattcaaaaGTCATCATGAATAATTTAGCCTCTTCAAAAtgatttttcctttgtttttatcaagaataatttttttaatattatttttaatactataagaATATTTGAGGGACCTACATATATTTTTGGGAGAACCATAGTATATTTACaaaggagtaaattgtaaaaattttaaatcttggaGGGCCATGGCCCTCTGAGCCTCTATTCGGCTCTGCCATTGGGTGATGCCTTGGACAGTGATTTATTTAAGGTGTGGCAAATCCATAACTTCGCCGACGTCCGTGGCAAGTTCAAATGACATATATTTGGCGAGAGTATAATCGAGTAGCTGGCCTGAACTATGAAGCTTTGCACATGTTTGAGGTTGCACCAGGGTCGATTCTTAGAGTAGTCCTGCTGCTATTCTGTTTCTACCCAAACAAAGAATTACTAAAAGTAATCTATTGATGTTAGAAAAAAGATCAAAGCTTAaaagatgaatttaaaatttcttcTCCATTGTCGAACTTGATTGCATgcaaattacaataaaaaaactTTTATCTTAAAGATAATTGAGGGAAATGAAACTATCAAAAGAAAGAGATATAGATTGAAGACCATCTTTTTAAACTAAAACATCATTCTAACTTTAGCTATATATCTAATTTTTAATGGAGGGCTATAAAAAAGTGTAAGAAATTTTACACCGATGCTCCCCTCACTTTCATGAGAGATGAAAggaattttttagaaattataggCGAAAGTAATATTAACTAAAAATTTATCCTTTTATCACTCCACTATTGATCGGAAGAAAATGGGGGTGGACGCTAGTGTTGGTTAGAGATTGAGTCCATTCAAAGGTTGGATGGAGTGGGCAGCCACCATCATAACCTTAAACTCTTGAAAATCAATCATCCCATTTCCATCATTATCCACTCCACTTATCATCTTCCTACATTCTTCTATCGAACACTCGTCCCCCAGGCTTTTCAGTACCTCCTGAAGTTCCTCCGCTGATATCCACCCGTTCCCGTTTCTGTCGTACACCGAGAAAGCGTCCTTCAGAACCTCCTCCGACTCCACCCCATTCGTGTTCAGCTCCACAAATTGGTCGAAATTCATGAACCCATCACCATAGTCGGCGTTGAATTCTTTCATCATCTTTTGGAGTTCTTCTTTCGACTGGTGCTTTTGGGCGAGGGAACCCATGATTGAACCCAGTTCCGATAATGAGATCTTCCCGTCGCCGTTGACGTCCAATTTGTTGAAGATTTGTTCCAGTTCCTGCAGCTGGGTTTGGCTTGAACTTCTTGTAGATGGAGAGGCCGTTGAAGTTGGGGTATTTGACGTAgaattttgcttcttttttctcTTGAAAATCCAACCCAAACCCATTAAAATGttatcttttgtattaaagattcTGGAAAAATGAAACGAGAGATCAAAAAGCAGAAAATTGGTTTTGAGAAAAATGATAAGGATTAAATATCGGAGAAAGGGAAATCCTAATCCTATTTATAATAGGAATTGAAATCTAATAGCAGGGCTTCTTTACCGTTATCGTAATTTTTAGTGCTGAGTGGTTCTCTAGCAGCATAAATAGATTACATGTAGCAACGTTTAAAATTTAACTTCTGtgtttatcaaaaaaaaaaaaaacttctgtGATTGCCACTTTAATATTGACAATGGCAggtaaatttaatcataatttgtaataacttttatgatatttttgaatGATTTCGTACAACTGTAGGGaaaaaatttattgaatattttcTGTATTTATAGGAACGTGACCCATAcaatattaaaattcattatgGATACTTTACAATTTTTGTCATAAATTATAATAACTACAtgattatttaaaagaaaaataaattatatacatatggtaattttgtataaatatagCAATACAATAATTGTGAAATTTCTTTATTCAActccataaatttaaaattataaattagacACATGTATAAAAAACTAAACTACAAATTCATATTGATTGTTTAAAAAGATttccatacatatataatatctttatgtaaaatgaataaattaaatacttaagaatcaacaataggaaaattaattaattaaatacttaatagtTTTGACTAAAATTATCTATCACTTTCCACTACTATAGGAATATCAACGCCTAAACTTTTGCcttaaattaactttttaattttgtaataaattcACTTTTCTATGATTGAAAACATTCACTCAACTTGGATTTTAATAACAAAACAGTCAACCAACTTTTAactcagtcactcaacttttaaaaaataataaatcaatcaCTAATGTTAtcaaaaagtgacaaatcagtcaccCATTAATATTTTCCGTTACAGGCCTAATGAGACAAATGACATGACCAGTTAACTTGCTACATTGGATGAGGAACCGAAGGGTCTAAAGTTTGGATAGATTtagggaaaagaaaagatgaactggaattaatgaaaaagaaaagagaaaggatgGATTGAGATTAAGTATAAGAAAAGAAAATCCCTTGGGACTAACATTTTCCATGATTTATTTTACATCAACCTCATCCAGCTCCTGCTAACACCCCACTTAGGTGCCTCATCACATGCCAATTCACAAATCCACCCAAGCCGATGAAAACATGCTTGAATTTTCCCTTAAAATCAATTGAGTCGAAACCCAAGCTGGAAAATCCAAAGTACATCTTAGGTATATTGTGATTTCTTCAACAAAACCTCGTGAAGACGTTGATggaacaatttcatcatcactagCCATGAAAGGATGTTGCAAGAGCATCTCAGCTATCCATCTCTTATTTGGATCCCTAGAAAAACACTTCTCCATAAAATCTTTTCCTTCCCCAGATAACTCCCTTGGAATTCTAGGCATTTCATCGTTGGCCCCAATTTTAATCAACAAATCCACCATGTTGGCTCCTAGTTTCAAGTGCGAAGCTAGTTTTCCAGTAAATATCTCAACAACAGCGCATCCAAGTGCCCAAATATCCACCTCGAATCATAAATGTTTTCATTGATAGACTCAAAGGGCATATTCAAAGTTGTTCCCCTGATTTCAAACCTCCTCTATTTTTCACCCTTTCTTTTTGCCAATCCAAAATCAACTATCTTCATATCCCCATTACCAAACAAAAGGACATTTTGAAGCTTAATATCACAATGAACAAACCCTTGGGAATGAaagaaatttaaccattttaacatTGATCTTGCAAATCTTTTAACATTGGATTCCATCGATTTCCCACCATTTTGCTGATGGTGATCGACCAAGCTTCCTTTATCAGCATACTCTAAgaacaaattgtaaaatttcccaCCATTCTCAACACTAAAATCAGAATGGGGTGTCAATGGTGGATCAAACTAGGCGAATAAATGGCATGGATTTTGAAACTCACTAACATACTTTTTACACCCAAAAAACCTCCTATCGGGGTTGTCATTGGACCAAAAAGTCTTTAAATTGACTAGGTTTCTAAAAAAGCACACCAGAATCACATTCGACATCTCCATTTCTTCTCCTTCTTCTACTACCCAGCTAGGGTTTTTTAATAGGACTGTTAAAATGATAGCAAACCCTCCAACGTGACCGATTAAATGACAACAAGGACTTTGTGAAAAATAgaacgtcgataatgacaatgtatcacaaagaaaagagaaagcaaaataaagaacatacaaatttttatgtggaaaccctttcgttAAAAAAAtcatgggcagaggagaagacaattcactatgtcgaattcaaatgattataaaaggagtagactatgtctatttataggcttgtaaaaccatattctaataggagtgcagtaaggttgaaacaccttattctaatcaatatcaaatagatgaagtgtaataaggttgaaaaaccttactttgaagtaaaataaaagacgtgtagttctatatggattttacttttattttattttaccactattttttattttaacaaggattcgagtcattcaattctaacaatctcaACCTTGGCACGAATTCTCAATTAATAAGTTCTTCACCACGagctctcaacgaacaagttctccatcTCTTCCATGAAACCCCTTAAAAGGTAtttttcaacaatgaacaccaaccaagtctaagcaatactTAAACTTGGTTATGgaaagtgacttagtcatcatatctgttggaatttcatgagtactaattttgctcacaaaaatatcaccacgagcaaaaatatcacgaataaaatgataccgaacaccaacgtgctttgttctctcatgaaacatttaatcttttgtaaggaagatgacactttgacactttgactgtcacaaagtactgtactgatttgaaggtcttcattgagttcactaaagagtctttctgtaatgccctaaaattttaattttgggtattgtgaatgtgtgacacaaacatctgttagctttagtggttatatgttctgggagtgtttgggaggtcccaagttcaagctaggacttgggaaaattttggtatttttatgaataagccctatctttggtcaataggattttaagtaaaagttggaaaataattaacagaatgggtttgctggtctggtggataagtggagtgttggtgtgagggaGGTTATGGGTTTGAATCTTTGGGTTGAAAAAAGTTGTATTTTTGCTCCTAATTTCGGTAAGAGTTGTGCTGAACTGGGTTTCTGagtggtggatgtgtagtgggaagtgaAGGAGCGATTTTGGGAGTGAATTAGGGGATTATGGGGGAGAATATCCAAAATCTGatcacttttttcttttaaaaaaaaagagtcgtTTTTCTCTCTATCTTTCTAACGTTTTCTCTCCCCCATCTCTATCgaattttgtttcttctttgcttcttactcgattatcttttcttttctttcctctactgCTGAAATTCCTTTGTTTCCCCTAAACCATTTTTTCCTCTTGATTTTGTAGCGTTAAGCAGCACTTGTGCAAATTCAGTAAGTTGTTGGGTATCATTGTAAGAGATTATTTTGTGTTCAATAGTCTAATCCCGGGGTGTTGGCGGTAGCATTTCGCGAGGATTAAGGCTCTTCTTGTGATTTTCGTAAACATACCGATTTGAAGTTTTTGCGGTAAGTGTTCATCGTTTTATGAGTAAGTATTTTGGTTTTGGGATTTTGATTAATCGCGAGGTAAGACtgattatggttttattttttcaattataggctttggagtgctcggggactgttttagcatcaaacaaaaccaggtgtgtacccgaaacacgaAAATAAGGGATTCAGTGAAAAGCCAAAaatgcttgctgtttggacagcagcagtaggctaactttggaaaatcaccataaattgtggaaatcaaattagaggataaaaaaatgggattaaagatatttgagtatagtttctcatagaagaaacgaagtaagcaaaagaatttcatattgtgagatatttgaattttagtgagacagggtcagaatgattttagaatcccctgtcctgactttggaaaattattaaaaattttataaaaataattatgggttagaatttataaatttaaaatcctggatgagtctactttcatgaGAAACAAacggaacatcattcgaattctgtacgagaagataattttTTGTGCAGaaaggtcaaaactgtcagacagcagaacatgggaactttaaagaagaaactgtacttattggataaaccaataattttgaaaattttatggtaagaagatatgtgagtctgatttcaaggaaaatttgcggatcttaattcagaattctgtagcttaagatacaaataatttagtgacagtgactca
The genomic region above belongs to Gossypium hirsutum isolate 1008001.06 chromosome D05, Gossypium_hirsutum_v2.1, whole genome shotgun sequence and contains:
- the LOC107903947 gene encoding probable calcium-binding protein CML25, encoding MGLGWIFKRKKKQNSTSNTPTSTASPSTRSSSQTQLQELEQIFNKLDVNGDGKISLSELGSIMGSLAQKHQSKEELQKMMKEFNADYGDGFMNFDQFVELNTNGVESEEVLKDAFSVYDRNGNGWISAEELQEVLKSLGDECSIEECRKMISGVDNDGNGMIDFQEFKVMMVAAHSIQPLNGLNL